The genomic window GAGCTTTTGCGCCGGCTTCACGACACTTCCTTTTTAGTCTTTTTTCCATCAAAATCCTAAAGATATCTCCTCAGGTAGATGTCTATGAGAAAGATATGTCGCTAAAAGCATGGGTGTAATTTCATCTAAATTTTAAATTTTATGAGACAAAGTGCTTCTTTATGGATTGAACGTTTAGCGCGGTTTGGTTATGCGGCTAAAGGAATCGTCTATGCAATTGTTGGCTTACTAGCGCTACAGGCGGCGATGGGCACAGGTGGCAAAACGACTGATACACAAGGCGCTTTAGAGGCAATTGTGACGCAACCGTTTGGAAAATTTTTGCTGAGTTTAGTGGCTATTGGACTACTCAGCTATGCGATATGGCGTTTTGTGGAAGCGCTAAAAGATCCAGAGAATAAAGGTACAGACGCGAAGGGACTTGCATCGCGTGCGGGAGCTGCAGTTAGCGGCCTGATTTATACCGGCTTAGCCTTGAGCGCTGTTAAAATCGTTCTCGGTTCAAGAAGTGCCGGCGGAGACAATTCCACAGCAGACTCGACGGCCCGTTTAATGGCGCAGCCGTTCGGTCAGTGGCTAGTGGGAACCGTGGGAGCAATTATACTTGGGGTGGGTTTCTATCACTTCTATAAAGCTTATAGCGCCAAATTCCGTAAGGAACTCAAGTTAAGCCAGATGAGCAACACACAGGAAACTTGGGCAATACGGTTGGGTAGATTTGGTCTGGCTGCACGGGGTGTTGTTTTAAGCATCACCGGCATCTTTTTGCTCCAAGCAGCACGTCAATCTGACCCCAACCAAGCGCAAGGATTGAGCGGCGCACTCGATGCACTTGCACAACAGCCTTATGGGCCTTGGCTTTTGGGGATCGTGGCGCTTGGTCTGATGGCTTATGGAACTTATATGGGAGTACAAGCTCGTTTTCGTCGAATTGTTACAGGTTAAAAAATTAAAATTAACCGATTAAGAACCTATCTGCCGGCTGATTAAAATCCCATCAGATCAATGCTACAGAAAATGTCTTGACTCTGGTGGGAATGAGCGTAAAAGCCGTCATAAAACCTGACTTTATCAGGACTTACGCAGTGAGTTAAATAAGCCAGAGAAGTCTTATCCCTATCTCCCTCCCAATCCTTTTCAGAATTGAAATGCGTAAGTCCTAAGTCAGTTTAACTTGCTTGGTATTTAGCGTCTTCTACGCTGGCGGGCTTCTGCACTATTACCAATTTCGCGACGAATTTGGGTGAGGGACGCACCCTCGCCTAACTCGCGTTTCCAAGTTTTCATGCCTTTACGATCAGCATCTCGACCCAGCACTTCTCGATAGAGGCGATTGATCGCATCCTCCGCTTCTCGGCTGTCAGCAACTCTTTCGCGAACATCACGCAGACTCGCACCACCGGCAAGCGCATTAACCCAAGTTCTGGTGCCGCGAGAATCAGCATTTCGCCCCAGCACGTCTCGATAAATATCTTCGATCCTGTTCTCAGCTTCATCGCTACGGGCGATCTCCTCGCGGATGTCTTGAAGCGTCGCACCATTTTCTAACTCTCTGGCCCAAGTTCTGAGTCCCCGATAATCAGCATCTCGACCCAGTACATCTTTATAAATCCTGTTAATCGCGTCGTAAACTTGCCGGTCATCGCTGCTGCTTTGAGCGATCAAAGCCGGACTGTTCACGGCGCACGTTTGGCAGTCCTGACTCGCCAGCATCCCATTAAAGTTTACGGCATTTGCTGCTTTCACCGGCCCTGCTAAACTCATGGTGAAGAGTAGCGCTGCACTTGCCAGAATTTCGCCTTTCATCTTGCTTGCCTCCAACCCCTTCATAAGACTGTCAATCGTCTCTAACATATTCAATCCTGTTTCACAAGTCTCTGACATCCCGCGCCTGGTTAATCCTAACGGGTGAGACTAAGGCTTCGTGTTTAGAGACCCCGATAAAGTAGACGGAGCATTAGATGGGAAGTGGCCGAAAGTACAATGATTTTTTATAATTTCTGTATCTGCCCCTAAACAGACTGGAGTGAAACGCCCCAAAGCTGATAGTCGTCCAGCAGAAACAGGTTAATAAGCTTGATTACACCCAGCATTTACCGCTCGTAATTCTCGCAAATTACTTCCTTTGCTTTCAAAGAATTTGATTGCGTAAGATATGCAGCTACAAACAGCCTAAAAAAATATTACTACTGCTTCTTTTTGACATAGCTTTTTAATATAAAAATATTTTAATTGCTCAATTTTGCTTTGCTTAGAGCTTCCATAATTTTAAAACTTATAGTTAATAATATTAGCCAAGTTTTTGAAAAACCTTCTTTAATTTACAATTTAATTTTTTGGTAGTCTGTCCAGGTCTGTCCTAATCTCCAAGTAGCGCGGCTCTCTTTTTTTATCAATAATTTCTTGGATGTGACGAACTTTTCTGCTGCCATCAGCAAAAATCAGCTCTCACGATGATTAGGTTGACTGTGAGCCGCAACACACTGCTGCGAATGGTGCCTAGAATGCCCTTACCATTAGTCGGTTTTCTCGAAACTCTTAAAGCTGGCGAATTGCGAGGTGAGCAGTTCGGCGATAAGGGCCATTTAGCTGTTCTCGAAGGTCTGCAAAATTCTTGGGTTTGAAACTTATTTTTGGGGAGGAATAAGCGATTTAAACTCTTGAGTGTTGTTCTCAACTAATTCATCAAATTTGAAGGGGAGGTAGATTGAATATCCATTAGGAAACTGGGTATCAAGCATTTTAATTTCATTGGGAGATTGCTGCTGCTTCTTAAGCACCGGCACCACACTTGCCCTAATTTCATTGAGCGACTGCTGTTGCTGTTTAACAATTTGAGTCAGTTCTTTAAGCTGTTGAGCCTGCAAGGAGTCAATTTTTTCATGCAGCAGCTCAACGTTTTGTGCAGATTGACGATTCACTTTGTGGTCATATTCATTTTTTTCGCGCTCTATATCAGACTGCCGGTTTTGACTCATCAACACAATCGGTGCAGTGTAGGCTGAGGCAAAGGAAAAGACCAAGTTGAGCAGGATGAACGGTTGTTCGTCCCAGTGAGGCACTCCAGGCATCATGTTCATCCCAACCCACCCAGCTAGGATGCTAGTTTGTACAGTCAGAAATCCCCAAGATCCCACTTTAGCTGCAAGCGCATCGGCAAGGCGCTGTCCTGGGGTCGATTTGTCATTTTCTAGCGGTAACTGTTCTATCTTTGATGGCTTTTTTTGTGAAGGAGTAGATGTTTTCATTTGTTTGACTTCAACACGGTTTGACACTGATTTCTGTGGATTCATGTTGCACCTCTTGACTCTGGGTTGCCTGTAATAAATCTGGATTAATTTCTTGCTCTCAATCCCGACTGATTTCAGAATAATGCCTTCCAACCAATAAAATCAAATATTCTTATTTTTAATAACGATAAATAAAAGTGATTAAGCGACTGACCCAGAAACAACAAGGCTCGCAGCGCTGCTAGAAGCGTCAATTAACGCCTGAAATCTATATATGCTCAACTTTCTATATAAACGCTACTGCTTTTAATCTTTGAGATCAGACAATTAATAAAACAAAGTGATTAATCACAAAAGAAACAATATTTGATTTTATGGAATTGGAGTCATAAAGTGAAATTATCGTTACGAACTAAATGCTTGCTGAGGGCCAGTCCAGTTTGGCAAGTACAACCAACCTGAGCGATTCCCCGCTAACAAGCGCGGTTGTTGACTCAGCAGTTACAGATAGAACCCGATGCTAGCTAATAACCCCCTAGCATCCTGATTAAGGAGAGATAGAAATGAGCGGATTTATCACTGCAATCCCCACCGGCATCACAGCTTTCACAGCCACCAATCTTGACGATCTAGCGATCCTGACACTGTTATTCTCCCAGGTGAATGCAACCTTTCGCCGGCGACACATTGTGATGGGTCAGTATCTGGGTTTCAGCACCCTAGTCGTTGCCAGCTTAACCGGCTTCTTGGGAGGCTTGGTCTTGCCATCCCATTGGATTGGACTTCTGGGTTTTGCACCAATTGCTGTTGGGCTGAACAGTTTGTTAAATCCAGACAGTGATTCGCCAGAGGAGATGCAGGAGGAAACAGATTTAGATAAATCTTTTCCCTTCGCTCGTTTTCTATCTCCCCACACCTTTAGCGTGGCATCTATTACCATCGCCAATGGTAGCGACAATATCAGTATCTATATGCCATTGTTTGCCAACAGTGCCCTAGAAAGCTTGCTGGGGATCATTGGAGTCTTTCTGTCACTGGTTGGGGTTTGGTGCTACGCAACTTATAAGTTGGCTTCTCAACCAGCAGTCGCCGATGTGCTAACCCGCTACGGCAACCATCTCGTTCCCTTTGTCTTGATTGGCTTAGGTGTGTTTATTGTCCTCGACAGTGCTTCGCTCACTCCGATAGCGTTGGCAGCTAGTTGCTTGTGTTTGGCTGGACTGGTCAAACTGTATGCCATGAGTGGGCTGTTGCTGGAAGCAAAAGAAAATTGAGTCGGGCGGCAATATTTTTCTAAAAAGACGTTGTAATCGTGAAAAGGAGAAACATCATGAAACTCTTCAAAATGGCTTTAGTAGCCCTAGTCCTTCTAGTCAATCTGGTGATTGTCCAACCTTCTTGGGCTAACCCGAACTTGACTAAAACTCCTGACTATACAGAGGTTAATCAAACGATTGATAACCTTTTGCAGACAAAGGACAACCCGAATCAATCTGAGTATGCCCCAGAGGAAATTGAGCGACAACTGGGCGAGTTGAAACTGCAAAAGTACATCTTGGAAACAGCAAACGATTGGGCGCAGTGCAGCAATGAGACAGGAAAAACCTTGGCTGTCTACGCTCATAAACCTAAGAAAGCCGCCCAGGAAAGCACCCTTTACTTCCTTGGAAATGGTAAAACCACAGATGATGATTGGAACTGTGATGGCGTTTACGTTCCAAGTGGAGCCAAAGTTGGTGGTTTGACTTCTGTGGACGCAGCAGAACTTTCGGAACCGCTAGCGCTCAAAGTCGTGAGTGGAACTCAGCTAGTGGCTAAGACGAATCCAAACACCGGCGCTGTTGAGTTCAATATTGAGCCGGCCAAAGTTTTCAAAGCTGGTGAGGGCACTTGGTCAATTCCGGCTTTGTCACAAGCTGATATTGATGCGAAGCTTCCTAACGCACCAATTGAGGACTAAACCCACAGTTGTTTAGCTGTTGAGTGCCAAATTGCTTCTCTAATTGTCAAATGACTGACAGCTTAGATTAATAAGACTTTCAAAAAAAATCTCTTTGGGATTAAACATATTCCCAAAGAGATTTTTTTTAGTAGTTGCTCAGTTCAAAAATAGTAAGGTTTTTTATATTCAAGAATATTAGAACTGTTAGCTTCTTTCTGTTTCTACTCAAGATGCTGAGGATAACAGTGTGTCTGCGAGACAAATAGTTTGACACTCGACCACAGCGCCCATCAGTCAGGTACAACAGGACTCATTGGGCTAAGAGGGGCTGCGAATGCAAAATAGATCACCCCAGTTCCTAGAAGGATCACAGCAAGACTGAGCAGGATTACCCAGCGGTCTGCCGGCTCATAAGTATCTTCCTCGATGTCGCGGCGCACGGCAAAATAGTGGCCGGCTGAGAGCAACACCGTCATTAGACCCACTAAAGAAAACACTAAACCCAACTTCCAGCCATTGCCGGGACCAGGCAAAAGAGGCGTCTGGAAAGTGCGAAGGCGCACAATGACGACGCCAAAACCCATCAGGGCAATTGCAGTCCGCATCCATGCCAGGTAGGTGCGCTCATTTGCTTGATGTTCCCGCACCCGTGACGGATTCAGTCGCCTTGGCTTGTCTGCATCTACTTTGGGGGATTTAAACAGTAAATGCATCGATTACATCCTTATCTCTAACTTTAAATGTAAAAATTAAATAAGCTAGAAAGCCTTTATAAACACTTCATTTTATAGGATTATGATGGCTAAATTAACTAAAATCACCATCCTAAAAATAACTTTTAATAATCTTATATTTTTATTAATATAGCTAGTTATTTCTAATATTTTTTTATTATTTAACTCTAAATCTTAGAGACAATTAGCTATTTGAAAATATTAAAAATTAGAATAAGTCGAGAGTTCGCTCTCGACTCATTCTACTCAGATC from Microcoleus sp. FACHB-672 includes these protein-coding regions:
- a CDS encoding YidH family protein — its product is MHLLFKSPKVDADKPRRLNPSRVREHQANERTYLAWMRTAIALMGFGVVIVRLRTFQTPLLPGPGNGWKLGLVFSLVGLMTVLLSAGHYFAVRRDIEEDTYEPADRWVILLSLAVILLGTGVIYFAFAAPLSPMSPVVPD
- a CDS encoding DUF1003 domain-containing protein translates to MKTSTPSQKKPSKIEQLPLENDKSTPGQRLADALAAKVGSWGFLTVQTSILAGWVGMNMMPGVPHWDEQPFILLNLVFSFASAYTAPIVLMSQNRQSDIEREKNEYDHKVNRQSAQNVELLHEKIDSLQAQQLKELTQIVKQQQQSLNEIRASVVPVLKKQQQSPNEIKMLDTQFPNGYSIYLPFKFDELVENNTQEFKSLIPPQK
- a CDS encoding cadmium resistance transporter, with translation MSGFITAIPTGITAFTATNLDDLAILTLLFSQVNATFRRRHIVMGQYLGFSTLVVASLTGFLGGLVLPSHWIGLLGFAPIAVGLNSLLNPDSDSPEEMQEETDLDKSFPFARFLSPHTFSVASITIANGSDNISIYMPLFANSALESLLGIIGVFLSLVGVWCYATYKLASQPAVADVLTRYGNHLVPFVLIGLGVFIVLDSASLTPIALAASCLCLAGLVKLYAMSGLLLEAKEN
- a CDS encoding DUF4214 domain-containing protein gives rise to the protein MLETIDSLMKGLEASKMKGEILASAALLFTMSLAGPVKAANAVNFNGMLASQDCQTCAVNSPALIAQSSSDDRQVYDAINRIYKDVLGRDADYRGLRTWARELENGATLQDIREEIARSDEAENRIEDIYRDVLGRNADSRGTRTWVNALAGGASLRDVRERVADSREAEDAINRLYREVLGRDADRKGMKTWKRELGEGASLTQIRREIGNSAEARQRRRR
- a CDS encoding DUF1206 domain-containing protein, with translation MRQSASLWIERLARFGYAAKGIVYAIVGLLALQAAMGTGGKTTDTQGALEAIVTQPFGKFLLSLVAIGLLSYAIWRFVEALKDPENKGTDAKGLASRAGAAVSGLIYTGLALSAVKIVLGSRSAGGDNSTADSTARLMAQPFGQWLVGTVGAIILGVGFYHFYKAYSAKFRKELKLSQMSNTQETWAIRLGRFGLAARGVVLSITGIFLLQAARQSDPNQAQGLSGALDALAQQPYGPWLLGIVALGLMAYGTYMGVQARFRRIVTG